In Ruminiclostridium josui JCM 17888, the genomic window TCCTCCTAACACTTTAGCTTTCACGTGGATATGCCATATACAAGAGAGCATTTACAATTGCCGCCGCCACATTACTGCCGCCTTTTCGCCCTCTTGCAACGATATAAGGAACACCGCTTTTCATAATAAGCTCCTTTGACTCGACGACATTCACAAAGCCTACTGGTACACCAATAATTAAAACAGGTTTTATTTTATTGCTTTTTATCAATTCATCCAGCTTGATAAGGGCTGTGGGCGCATTGCCTATAGCAAAAATAAGAGGCTTGTCCAATTCTGCCGCCTTTTCCATAGATACACTCGCACGGGTTGAATTTTGCTCTTTCGCCTTTCTTGCAACATCTTCATCTGCCATATAGCAATATGCCTTGCCGCCGGCTTTTGCCAAAGCAGCCTTGTTGATACCGGATAAAGCCATTTTGGTGTCTGTTACAATGTCAACCCCTTTCTTAATGGCTTCAAGCGCAATATTTATTACATTTTCGGAAAAGCAAAGATTATGAAGATAATCAAAATCCGCAGTAGTATGAATTACTCTCTTAACAATAGGCGCAACCTTCGCGTCCAGTTCAATATCTCCAATTTCCTGAGTTATTATTTTAAAGCTTCTCTTTTCAATTTCATCGGGTCTATACAATTTCATCAATATTCAATCCCCTCTCGTGCTTTAACACCACTATCAAATGGATGCCTGATTTTTTTAATTTCAGAGATATAATCGGCCAAACCAAGCAATTCCCCATCAGGATTTCTCCCTGTAAGAACTACTTCGGCATGGAGCGGCTTGGTCTTCAGAAAGTCCACTACTGCTTCTTTGTCAATAAGGTTTTTTTCTATTGCTCCAATAAGCTCGTAGAATATGATAAGGATTTTTTTATCACATGATATAACTTCAATAGCTTTTTCAAAGATTCTGTTATTTTCTATTTTAAGTGCCGCTTTCTCCTCATCGTTTAATTGCCAAGTAAATTTGCCCGGTTTTTTACTTCTTAAAAT contains:
- a CDS encoding precorrin-8X methylmutase, coding for MKLYRPDEIEKRSFKIITQEIGDIELDAKVAPIVKRVIHTTADFDYLHNLCFSENVINIALEAIKKGVDIVTDTKMALSGINKAALAKAGGKAYCYMADEDVARKAKEQNSTRASVSMEKAAELDKPLIFAIGNAPTALIKLDELIKSNKIKPVLIIGVPVGFVNVVESKELIMKSGVPYIVARGRKGGSNVAAAIVNALLYMAYPRES
- a CDS encoding cob(I)yrinic acid a,c-diamide adenosyltransferase, coding for MNGLIHIYCGDGKGKTTAALGLALRACGSGYKVILAQFLKSWNTSELNILDKMENVLILRSKKPGKFTWQLNDEEKAALKIENNRIFEKAIEVISCDKKILIIFYELIGAIEKNLIDKEAVVDFLKTKPLHAEVVLTGRNPDGELLGLADYISEIKKIRHPFDSGVKAREGIEY